The following is a genomic window from Chania multitudinisentens RB-25.
GCCGGGGTGCGGTTAAGTAATCTGCACAAGTTTGTTGAGATAGGCATTCAGGAGTTGCACAGTTCTTCTGGGCACACGGTGCCATCGACCATGCGTTACCGCAAAGCGGGGGTGACCATGTGTTCCGATAATGAATTTGATGAATTCAGCCATTATTGTGTCGATGGCGACATGGTCGAGGCGATGAAAAATGCCTTATCCCTGGTTGAGCAATGAACCGCATTGTTTGAAAAGTAGTAAGATAAACCGATAAAAAAGCCCTGAACAGGGTAGAGGTGTTCAGGGCGAAGTGATCAAAGGTTTACTGGTGTTGGCGCGATACCAACACTTTTATTTTAGTTAATAATTCTAAAACATTTGCTGTTTAAATGTGCTGAAAGTGTAAATTTTTGTGCATGATTCAAGATAACAGCAACGACAATTCCTGCGCTCCGTTGCGCAACACAGGCAGGATACGTTCGATCAGTTCATCGAGTGGCACCAACCCCGCCTGCACCCCCACATTCAACGCAGCACCCACGCTGCCATCTGCTGCCAGAAGTGGTACAGCGATAGAACGCAGGCCGATTTCCAATTCCTGATCGTTAATGGCGTAGCCTTGTGCACGTATTTTTTTCAATTCTTCCTTCAGGTTACTGACGCTGGTGATGGTGTGTTGCGTGTAGCGCACCAGGCTGACGCGCTTGAGGTAATTATTCTGCATTTCCGCTGGCAGATGGGCAATCAGTACACGCCCCATTGAGGTGGCAAAGGCCGGCAGCCGGCTGCCAATATCCAAATCGATGCTCATTATGCGTGAGCTGGAAGCGCGGGCAATATACAAGATATCGTCACCATCCAGCGTGGCGATTGAACAAGATTCATTAAGTATTTGGCTAATATGTTTGAGTACCGGCTGTGTAGCTTTGGCCAGAGGGGTAGCTGCCAGATAGGGATGCCCAAGCGTCAGAATACGCGGGCGTAATTCAAAGTTTTTGCCGTCTTGCGCATAGACGAATCCCAGCTTGTTGAGCGTATACAGACAACGGCGTACCGCAGCGCGTGGAATGCCCGTTTTCTGGCTGATTTGTGAAATCGACATCAGCCGCCGCTGTGGAGTGAAAGTTTGGAGCACTTCCAGGCCACGGGCTAGGGAAGTCATAAAGTTAGGATCGCCCTTGAAAGGATCGTTGCTACTGCCAGCGACAAAGGCGTGGTCTTCGGTAGAAACATCGAGAGTGTAACGGCGAGTCATGAGCGGTTCCCTGTCAGTATCGGCGAATTTCGCCAGTGTAGCCGATAATCGCCCATGGTGCGTTGCAGGTAGCCAGCCGAACGGTGAAAACCTTGTTCAGATCACAGAATTCAAGAAGCGTCCAGCAGATCGCTTGTTTTGTTCGATATTCGCACGTTATATCGATTATCGCCCTTGACGCGATTTGCTTGATAAGGCTAACGTTGGTGCGCCGCTCGCAGCTTCTTCGCGGGTAGTGGGCAGCGATTGCGTGAGTAAGTGTATGGGGGAAACGATGGAATTACTGACACCGTTGTTACGGCCCGCAAGGGTTAACCGTTGCTTTAGCGACACGGCGGCTTTGCAAGGGATGCTGGATTTTGAGGCAGCGCTGGCGCAGGCGCAGGCCGAAGCTGGCGTGATCCCACATTCTGCGGCGGAAGCCATCGCCCGCTGTTGCCGCAGCGAGCTATTGGATGCGGGTGCCCTGGCTAGCGCAGCAGCGCAGGCGGGCAATCTGGCGATACCGTTGGTGCGCCAGTTGACCGCTCGGGTCGCTGAGCAAGATCCGCAGGCGGCGCGCTTTGTGCATTGGGGAGCGACCAGCCAGGACGCTATCGATACCGGTTTGATACTGCAATTGCGTTGTGCGTTGCAGCAGACCGAGCACCAATTGACACAGTTGATAACGGTTCTGGTGCGCCAGATTAGCGCTCATCGCGACACGCTGATGGTGGGGCGAACCTGGATGCAGCAGGCGCTACCCACCACGCTGGGGCTAAAGCTGGCAGGCACGCTGGATGTGCTGCTGCGGTATCACCAGCGCTTGGCGCAAATGTTGCCACGCGTGCTGGTGCTACAGTTTGGCGGCGCTGCCGGTACGCTCAATTCGCTGGGAACAAACGGCAAGGCAGTGTCAACGCTGTTGGCACAGCGGCTACAACTGGTGGAAGCCGATACACCTTGGCATAGCCAGCGCGACCGCCTGCTGGAAGTGGCTGGCTGGTACGCTGGGCTGGCCGGGACTCTGGGTAAAATGGCGCGTGATATCTCGTTGCTGTGCCAAACCGAAATTGCAGAGGTGGCCGAACCGCAGGCAGAAGGGCGTGGTGGCTCCTCCACAATGCCGCACAAACGCAATCCGGTATCCTGTGCCGTGATTCTGGCAGCGGCACTGCGCGCCCCCGCGTTGGTGAGCGGTTTGTATCAGGCGATGTTGCAGGAGCATGAGCGCGGTTTGGGGGGCTGGCATGCTGAATGGGAAAGCTTGCCGCAGCTGATTATGCTCAGCTCTGGGGCATTGGCGGCCAGTGTGCCTTTGATCGATGGATTACAGGTTTTCCCAGAACGCATGGCGGATAATCTGGCGCTGACCGGCGGGTTGATCCTGGCAGAAGCGGTAACGATGGCGCTGGGTGAACAGATGGGGCGGCAAAATGCTCATCGGCATATTGAGCAGGCTTGCCAGCGGGCACAGGCAGAAAATCTGCCGTTGCGGGCGGTGTTGGAACAGGACGCACAGGTATTGGAGGTGCTTAGCCGTGCGCAACTGGCTGAACTGCTCGATCCAACCAACGCGCTGGGTAGTGCAGCGGTGTTTATTCAGCAGGTATTGGCTCGTGCTAAAACGATCGTCTGAATTACCCCCTCTTTTTCAATGCATCATGGCTGAGGAGCAATCATGAATGATGAACAACGTTACCAGCAAGGGATCGCCGTGCGCCGTGCAGTGCTGGGAGATACCCATGTTGACCGTACTTTGAGCAACCTGACGCCGCTTAACCAGGAGTTTCAGGATTTTATCAGCCGTTACGCCTGGGGGGAGATCTGGAACCGCCCCGGTTTGGCGCGCCATACACGCAGTTTGATCACTATTGCGATGCTGATCGCTCTTAATCGTGAAGCGGAGCTGCGTATGCACCTGCGGGCAGCGTTCAACAACGGCGTCACTCGTGAAGAGATTAAAGAAGTCTTGATGCAAAGCGCGTTGTACTGTGGTTTGCCCGCCGCCAATGTCGCATTTCATTTGGCCGAAGCGGTATTCACTGAAATGGATGCGGCGGCAGGTGAGTGATTAGCGCCATTCTCCCAACGCTTCGCGGCGCACCGCGGTGATAAAGTCTTGCAAAGCGCCGTGGGTATTGTCCTGGTTACGCACCAGGATCCCCACCGGTTCTGAAGTTCCCGGTCCACTGAATGGCAGCGGCAGCATTCTGCCTGCTGCAAGATCGTCCTGAACCGCACCGGAAGGCACAAACCACAGATAGTCGTATTGCAGTGTCAGCCGCCGTGCCAGCGATGGTGATAAGGTTTCTACCCGCTGTGCGGGCAGAGAAAGGCCGTTGGCGGCTAACAGGGCTTCGGCATTTTGGCGCGGCACGGTGCCTTTCGGGGCAACAATCAGCGGATAGTGCAGGGCATTTTCCAGCGTCAGCGTTTCCCGCAGCAAAGGGTGTGCGGGGTGCACCACGATCTGCAATTCCTCCAGAAACAGCAGTTCAAACAGTAAGCCACTCATCATTTGCGGCTCGGCCATGCGGCCAATCGCCAGATCCAACTCGCCGCTTTGTAACTGCGCCAGCAGCGCAGCGTTGTGCATGGTGGTTACCTGGATGCGTAAATGAGGGTGCAGCTGTTGAAAACGGGCGATCACCGGGGGAAGCAAACCCAGAGCGGCGGTGGGTAATGCCCCCACGCGCAGCGGCGGTGGCAGAGCATGGGCCTGCTGCGCCAGCACATCTCCGGCTTCGGCCAGTGCAGACATGATGCGTTGCGCATGGGCCAGAAATACTTCTCCCTGTGCAGTCAGCCTTGCGCCGTGGCGGCCGCGATCAAACAGCGTGACACCGGTCAGGGTTTCCAACTCATTGAGCGTTTTCGACAGCGCAGGTTGGCTCAGATTCAAATGTTCCGCCGCCCGGTGCAGGAAACCTTCTCGAGCGACGGCGATAAAGCAGTGAATATGGCGCAGTCGAATACGCTGGGTAAAAAAAGTATTGTTATCCATCGCGCCGACACTCCGTCATCAAAATCACGGCAGAGTAACCGATCTCTCTGCCGTTATGAACGGATTGAGCGGATATTTGGATTACACATCGAAAAATACCGTTTCATTTTCTCCTTGTAGCACAATATCAAATCGGTAGAGGGTGCCTTCTGGCGTATTCTCTCTGCGGCCAATCAGCGTGTTGCGTCGTACTTCCTGTTCGATCAAATTGAGTACCGGATCGGCGTGGTTGGCACTTTCTTCATCGGAAAAATACATGCGGGTATGCAGGCCAAGATTGATGCCTCGCGCCACGATCCACAGGTTGACATGCGGAGCCATCAGCTTGCTGTCGCGCCCGGTGACCGGGCCGGGTTTGATGGTGTCAAAGGCATAAATTCCGCTGGCGAAATCGGAGCAGGTACGCCCCCAGCCGCGAAAATGCTCATCTCGGTTCTTATCATGCTGGTGATCCTGTGGATGCTGGTAGCGCCCGGCGGCATTGGCTTGCCAAACTTCCAGCAGAACGTCGCGCAGCGGTGTACCGCTGCCGTCCAGTACCCGGCCTTCAATACGGATGCGTTCGCCACGGGTTTCGGCGCTGGTCAGCACCGGGCCGAAATTGTTCTCGAAAATGTCAAAACCAGCGGCAGAGGGAGCTAAACCGATATGCACGTAAGGGCCAGCGGTTTGCGAAGGTGTTTCCAGTAGATAGGTATTTTTCAGCATCAGGCTTTCCCCTGTAAACGATTTTCAAACAGCGTGGCGCGGCGCCCGCGTAACACCAGATCGAAGCGATAAGCCAGGCTATCGAGCTGTATGGCGGCGGTTTTATCGAGCACGGAAATGAGCGATCGCACCGCATCATCGTTATTGATTGATTGCACGATCGGGCACTGCGCGATGAGCGGATCGCCTTCAAAGTACATCTGAGTGATCAAGCGTTGGGCAAAGGCGGTGCCGGAGAGTGAAAAGTGGATATGAGCCGGGCGCCAGTCGTTGATGCGATTGCGCCAGGGGTAGGGGCCGGGTTTGATGGTGCGGAAAACGTAGTAGCCGTTATCATCGGTCAGGGTTCGCCCGCAGCCACCAAAGTTGGGATCGATGGGGGCCAGATACTGATCTTTTTTGTGACGGTAACGGCCACCGGCGTTGGCCTGCCACACTTCAACCAGCGTATTGCGCATTGGCAGGCCGTTTTCGTCACGGACGTAGCCATGCACGATAATCCGTTCACCAATCGGCATACCTTGCTTGGCGTAATTCATGATCAGATCGTTGTCTAACGGCCCGAGCTCGCTGCTGGAAAATACCGGGCCGGTAATCTCCGAAAGTGAATTTTGCAATGAAATGGGGGCGTTACGGGGCGAACGCAAGACACTGCTTTTGTACTCAGGTGTATAGGTTGGTGGGTGGCGATCGTGATTGCGTTGATATAACTCGCTACTGGTCATAGGGCGTTCCTTCATGGGTAAGGTGAGGTTGTGACGCCGCTGCGCACAAGTCGCAAGCCCATAATGAGCTTGGCCGTTGGCAGTGTATAAGCGAGGAGTTGTTACAATAAAGTGAAATTTACATCATCATTACATAAAAAAAAGTAATGTAATAATGAAGCGGTAGCGTAAATGTTCGAACTGCTTACCTAGCCAGATAGCGGGTTGTAGCGACAACCGCCATTTTTCGGTGATGGATAATCTGCTCATCTGGCGATTGATTACTTTCAAAAAGCGTATTGAAAGTATATTGGTTGGAAACGTGGTGGAAGCATAGGCTGCTGATCAGACGGTGAACATCGTGGGCGGTCACTTCATCATTGAACAGTTGCTTCTGTTTACCGCGAACCAGAATATCCTCCAGCAGCGTCAGAGCGCTTTGGTTAAGCGTTCTGATATGCGGGGATTGGCTGATGTATTTGCCGCGCATCATGTTTTCCATACAGATCAGCCGGATGAAATCGGGGTGGGCTACATGGTAATTAAAGCTCTCTTCCACCAGCTTTACGATGGCTTCTGCGGGGGGCAGAGTATGCAAGGCTAGCCCGGATTCATGATCGCGAATGTGTTGATAAACGTGTTCCAGCACCGCCAGATACAGCGTCTCTTTATTTTTGAAGTGATAGACCACCATACGCTTGGTGGTTTCTGCGAGTTGGGCAATGTTCTCCAAGCGAGCACCCTTCAGGCCGAATTCGGCAAACTCCAGTAAGGCACCGGTAAAAATACGTAGTTTCAACCCTTGAGGATCGTTTTTGCGTTTAGCGTTTGGGGAATCGATTGGATTTAACATCAATAGGTTGGCATCTGATAGCACATCCGATAAGAGTAACCTTGGTACTTCCCCAAGACAACCTCCGAATTCAGGTCGTTTTGTGATCGTTGTTGAAGAGTGATTAACGGTGTTTTGCAGCGATTTGACATTATGAACCTTTTGGTACAAAAAGAGATGGTGGCGCATCCTGATCGGTGCTTGCTCTTATTTGCTCTACATAACGGTTATCAACGGGGGTTTTATGCTGCGTTCAATCGCGACGGTATCCATTGCGGGTACGCTACCGGAAAAGCTGGCAGCCATTGCTGCCGCTGGTTTTGATGGTGTAGAAATTTTTGAAAATGACCTGCTTTACTTTCCGGGGAAACCG
Proteins encoded in this region:
- the pcaQ gene encoding pca operon transcription factor PcaQ, which produces MDNNTFFTQRIRLRHIHCFIAVAREGFLHRAAEHLNLSQPALSKTLNELETLTGVTLFDRGRHGARLTAQGEVFLAHAQRIMSALAEAGDVLAQQAHALPPPLRVGALPTAALGLLPPVIARFQQLHPHLRIQVTTMHNAALLAQLQSGELDLAIGRMAEPQMMSGLLFELLFLEELQIVVHPAHPLLRETLTLENALHYPLIVAPKGTVPRQNAEALLAANGLSLPAQRVETLSPSLARRLTLQYDYLWFVPSGAVQDDLAAGRMLPLPFSGPGTSEPVGILVRNQDNTHGALQDFITAVRREALGEWR
- a CDS encoding TetR family transcriptional regulator, yielding MLNPIDSPNAKRKNDPQGLKLRIFTGALLEFAEFGLKGARLENIAQLAETTKRMVVYHFKNKETLYLAVLEHVYQHIRDHESGLALHTLPPAEAIVKLVEESFNYHVAHPDFIRLICMENMMRGKYISQSPHIRTLNQSALTLLEDILVRGKQKQLFNDEVTAHDVHRLISSLCFHHVSNQYTFNTLFESNQSPDEQIIHHRKMAVVATTRYLAR
- the pcaC gene encoding 4-carboxymuconolactone decarboxylase, whose product is MNDEQRYQQGIAVRRAVLGDTHVDRTLSNLTPLNQEFQDFISRYAWGEIWNRPGLARHTRSLITIAMLIALNREAELRMHLRAAFNNGVTREEIKEVLMQSALYCGLPAANVAFHLAEAVFTEMDAAAGE
- a CDS encoding 3-carboxy-cis,cis-muconate cycloisomerase, translating into MELLTPLLRPARVNRCFSDTAALQGMLDFEAALAQAQAEAGVIPHSAAEAIARCCRSELLDAGALASAAAQAGNLAIPLVRQLTARVAEQDPQAARFVHWGATSQDAIDTGLILQLRCALQQTEHQLTQLITVLVRQISAHRDTLMVGRTWMQQALPTTLGLKLAGTLDVLLRYHQRLAQMLPRVLVLQFGGAAGTLNSLGTNGKAVSTLLAQRLQLVEADTPWHSQRDRLLEVAGWYAGLAGTLGKMARDISLLCQTEIAEVAEPQAEGRGGSSTMPHKRNPVSCAVILAAALRAPALVSGLYQAMLQEHERGLGGWHAEWESLPQLIMLSSGALAASVPLIDGLQVFPERMADNLALTGGLILAEAVTMALGEQMGRQNAHRHIEQACQRAQAENLPLRAVLEQDAQVLEVLSRAQLAELLDPTNALGSAAVFIQQVLARAKTIV
- the pcaG gene encoding protocatechuate 3,4-dioxygenase subunit alpha, producing MLKNTYLLETPSQTAGPYVHIGLAPSAAGFDIFENNFGPVLTSAETRGERIRIEGRVLDGSGTPLRDVLLEVWQANAAGRYQHPQDHQHDKNRDEHFRGWGRTCSDFASGIYAFDTIKPGPVTGRDSKLMAPHVNLWIVARGINLGLHTRMYFSDEESANHADPVLNLIEQEVRRNTLIGRRENTPEGTLYRFDIVLQGENETVFFDV
- the pcaH gene encoding protocatechuate 3,4-dioxygenase subunit beta, with the translated sequence MTSSELYQRNHDRHPPTYTPEYKSSVLRSPRNAPISLQNSLSEITGPVFSSSELGPLDNDLIMNYAKQGMPIGERIIVHGYVRDENGLPMRNTLVEVWQANAGGRYRHKKDQYLAPIDPNFGGCGRTLTDDNGYYVFRTIKPGPYPWRNRINDWRPAHIHFSLSGTAFAQRLITQMYFEGDPLIAQCPIVQSINNDDAVRSLISVLDKTAAIQLDSLAYRFDLVLRGRRATLFENRLQGKA
- a CDS encoding IclR family transcriptional regulator domain-containing protein; the protein is MTRRYTLDVSTEDHAFVAGSSNDPFKGDPNFMTSLARGLEVLQTFTPQRRLMSISQISQKTGIPRAAVRRCLYTLNKLGFVYAQDGKNFELRPRILTLGHPYLAATPLAKATQPVLKHISQILNESCSIATLDGDDILYIARASSSRIMSIDLDIGSRLPAFATSMGRVLIAHLPAEMQNNYLKRVSLVRYTQHTITSVSNLKEELKKIRAQGYAINDQELEIGLRSIAVPLLAADGSVGAALNVGVQAGLVPLDELIERILPVLRNGAQELSLLLS